The proteins below come from a single Acaryochloris sp. CCMEE 5410 genomic window:
- a CDS encoding ABC transporter permease, with protein sequence MSYIFQNPDLVLELLLEHLQMTGIALGGAVIIAVPIAWIIYRWTWLQGPIMAILGVIYTIPSLALMILLIPLLGLSSMTAIVAMTLYAQVILVRSILVGLQSIPQPILEAAQGMGMSAWQCWWQVQVPLMRPVFLAGVRLATTVMIALGTIAAKFGAGGLGVLLFEGIAQAGRYDKIWAGTIVVGLLAVISNGLLWLWEQQLQPKSPPV encoded by the coding sequence ATGAGCTATATCTTCCAAAATCCAGATCTTGTATTGGAATTATTGCTGGAGCATCTGCAAATGACGGGGATTGCTTTAGGAGGGGCTGTGATCATTGCAGTTCCTATTGCCTGGATCATTTATCGGTGGACTTGGCTGCAAGGACCCATTATGGCGATATTGGGAGTGATTTATACCATTCCTAGCTTGGCCTTGATGATTTTGCTCATCCCGTTGCTGGGACTCAGTTCCATGACCGCAATAGTAGCCATGACCCTATATGCACAAGTCATATTGGTGCGAAGTATTTTGGTGGGGTTGCAGTCTATTCCGCAACCTATATTGGAGGCAGCTCAAGGGATGGGTATGTCTGCCTGGCAATGTTGGTGGCAGGTGCAAGTTCCGTTAATGCGACCTGTCTTTTTGGCGGGGGTTCGCTTAGCTACGACGGTCATGATTGCTCTAGGAACCATTGCAGCTAAATTTGGGGCAGGGGGATTGGGGGTATTGCTTTTTGAGGGCATTGCTCAAGCGGGGCGATATGACAAAATCTGGGCTGGGACAATTGTGGTGGGCCTGTTAGCTGTCATCAGTAATGGTTTGTTGTGGCTGTGGGAGCAACAGTTGCAGCCTAAGTCTCCTCCAGTGTAG
- a CDS encoding tetratricopeptide repeat protein: protein MADLQPYFQLLRVSADVTPAELKAAFRRQARTCHPDLHPDNPAAEAEFQRLSEAYDIISEALYPSSPVDGFIHGDGSNGFTTAQALYARGTQKAAERDYVGAIQDYTRAIESDPEFLDAYLKRCQVRFVQGDDEGVLAECAEILGLDDTVAQAYYYQGRARLQLGSAPAAIASYSQAIALDEDYAQAWLHRGRARLEMQEETLAREDLTKAAQLFEAQGEPDEVNRVQVILQEMGRSRHSKSEVKVQRQQLREQGLLQDIFTTIPEFFMNPSGGLLPTFGRLSARRATEVGLSYAGLSILGFVLAANLFPIVFSSVTLGERFILGAMPFFSLVFLNQLVRSLIRARGSWASDIFISGATLLPLSLLMFLSGLVVQFGAAGVWILSFYLGCDSVLMLYVGCSQVNNLSEQNATLAVPTLLLITSALTYGTFTIFAS from the coding sequence ATGGCGGATTTGCAACCTTACTTTCAACTGCTTCGAGTTTCAGCGGATGTAACGCCTGCAGAGCTTAAAGCTGCCTTTCGGCGTCAGGCCAGAACCTGCCACCCTGATTTACACCCAGACAACCCTGCTGCTGAGGCTGAGTTTCAACGTTTGAGCGAAGCCTATGACATTATTTCTGAAGCCCTCTATCCTTCTAGCCCAGTGGATGGATTTATTCATGGGGATGGCAGTAATGGTTTCACCACCGCTCAAGCATTGTATGCCCGAGGGACTCAAAAGGCTGCTGAAAGAGATTATGTGGGGGCCATTCAGGACTACACCCGTGCCATTGAATCCGATCCAGAATTCTTGGATGCCTACCTCAAACGATGTCAGGTGAGGTTTGTTCAGGGGGATGACGAAGGGGTACTGGCAGAATGTGCGGAGATTTTGGGGTTGGATGATACGGTTGCCCAGGCCTACTATTACCAGGGGCGAGCCCGATTGCAGTTAGGCTCTGCACCCGCTGCGATCGCATCCTATAGCCAAGCTATTGCTCTGGACGAAGATTATGCCCAAGCCTGGTTGCACCGTGGACGAGCCCGTCTGGAAATGCAGGAAGAGACGTTGGCCCGTGAAGACTTAACCAAGGCTGCACAGCTTTTTGAAGCCCAAGGTGAACCAGATGAAGTCAACCGAGTGCAGGTGATTTTGCAAGAGATGGGGCGGAGTCGCCACTCGAAATCTGAGGTTAAAGTCCAAAGACAGCAATTAAGAGAGCAAGGTCTCTTACAAGATATTTTTACGACGATTCCTGAGTTCTTTATGAACCCAAGTGGTGGATTGTTGCCCACCTTTGGCCGCTTGTCTGCTCGTCGGGCTACTGAAGTGGGGTTAAGCTATGCGGGGCTGTCCATACTGGGGTTTGTGTTAGCCGCTAACCTGTTTCCGATTGTCTTTAGTTCAGTCACCTTGGGCGAACGGTTTATACTCGGCGCGATGCCATTTTTTAGCTTAGTTTTTTTGAATCAACTTGTTCGGAGTCTGATTCGGGCTCGAGGGAGTTGGGCCAGCGATATTTTTATCAGTGGGGCAACGCTCTTGCCTCTGAGTCTGCTGATGTTTTTAAGTGGGCTGGTGGTTCAATTTGGGGCGGCTGGCGTTTGGATTTTATCCTTCTATCTGGGGTGTGATTCGGTGTTGATGCTGTATGTGGGCTGCTCTCAAGTGAATAACTTGTCAGAGCAAAATGCTACATTGGCCGTTCCGACTCTATTATTGATAACCAGTGCATTGACCTATGGCACTTTTACAATATTTGCTAGCTGA
- a CDS encoding ABC transporter permease produces the protein MLQNLSIPQSLLALIVLQPIDLAWALGLMAIAIGLSVWQQLDLTWSLFLAMGRTILQLMIMGYVLWFIFDWKHPGAVLALVAGMLTVASIESRNRIGKDIPHLIPWLWGSIFISTVLTLSYTTLFILQPENWFDPQYLIPLAGIVMGNAMNGAAIAGERLVKSLKANRNEIETHLCLGASPQQAIAQYRRDAIRAGLIPTINAMMVVGLVKLPGIITGQLLSGVNPQEAASYQILIMFMLAFATLVTTLLVAKGVYRQFFNASAQLTLP, from the coding sequence GTGTTGCAGAACCTCTCAATTCCTCAATCCCTCTTGGCCTTAATCGTACTTCAACCCATTGACCTAGCTTGGGCATTAGGCTTAATGGCGATCGCCATTGGTCTCTCGGTTTGGCAGCAACTTGACCTGACCTGGAGCTTATTTTTAGCCATGGGTCGAACAATTTTACAGCTCATGATTATGGGCTATGTCTTGTGGTTTATTTTTGACTGGAAACATCCAGGAGCTGTTTTAGCCCTGGTAGCAGGCATGTTGACCGTAGCCAGCATTGAATCTCGCAACCGCATTGGCAAAGATATTCCCCACCTTATCCCCTGGCTATGGGGCTCAATTTTTATCAGTACGGTTTTGACTCTGAGCTACACGACCCTTTTTATCCTGCAACCAGAGAATTGGTTTGATCCGCAATATCTCATTCCCTTAGCGGGGATAGTGATGGGAAACGCGATGAATGGTGCTGCGATCGCAGGGGAACGCCTCGTCAAAAGTTTAAAGGCGAATCGTAATGAAATTGAGACCCACCTTTGCCTAGGAGCCTCTCCTCAGCAAGCAATTGCCCAATATCGTCGCGATGCCATTCGGGCCGGACTCATTCCCACGATCAATGCCATGATGGTGGTTGGCCTCGTTAAGCTACCTGGCATTATTACGGGACAGCTGCTTAGCGGTGTTAACCCTCAAGAAGCAGCCTCATACCAGATATTAATTATGTTTATGTTGGCTTTCGCCACCTTAGTGACCACCTTGCTGGTGGCGAAAGGAGTGTATCGTCAGTTTTTTAATGCATCTGCTCAGTTGACCTTGCCCTAA
- a CDS encoding type II toxin-antitoxin system Phd/YefM family antitoxin, which produces MYSINLQKAEHQLAKLIDDAARGKNVIITRDDGTSFQLIPFKPKTAIPTFGSAKGLIKIADNFGDPIEGFEEYTP; this is translated from the coding sequence ATGTACTCAATCAACCTGCAAAAAGCCGAACATCAACTAGCCAAGCTAATAGACGATGCCGCACGGGGCAAAAATGTCATCATCACCCGCGATGATGGCACATCCTTTCAGCTCATTCCATTCAAACCAAAGACTGCCATTCCCACATTTGGCAGCGCCAAGGGCCTGATCAAAATTGCAGACAATTTCGGTGACCCCATAGAAGGCTTCGAGGAATATACACCGTGA
- a CDS encoding tetratricopeptide repeat protein — translation MIVTLIVFLGWIVSVCLHEFGHAIIAYWGGDKTVKDKGYLTLNPLKYTDVSLSLVLPIVFLLIGGIPLPGGAVYINRSLIRNRLWDSAMSAAGPAATFIVALVLAVPFRLGNPLETVETSLSLGTFELEALTTQDQLWLALAFLGLLEVAGAVLNLLPIPSLDGFGIIEPWLPPSVQKQARKYSRYGFLILFVLLWFVPVANATFWGFVDGLTQQIGIPVLFSKVGYAVFQQWSWLPLVILVATIAIGQRLNPRTHVQSNQRVDLQRAIANSEQAVQANPDQPQYWYQRGQLLLEDHQYEAAEAAFHQAIQLKPDADTWHSRGIALLFMQQYEHAIAAFDETLHLQSDQSLAWVHRGRAQRGLQRYEDEIADYEQALALDPEDANIWCDHGLAHYHLGQYKAAVDSFDRAAYIDPSSWTAWYLKGLALMPQQQYKRAIRCYDHALNLRADATQTWIAKGSALLQLQDFEGAIASYDQALSLDSKNATAVYNKACTYSLQGQCEQALDMLSQALNLDPKVGDLAASDADLDPLRSEPAFQQLMAGYHSNSDGAMISG, via the coding sequence GTGATTGTTACCCTCATCGTTTTCTTGGGATGGATTGTCTCTGTTTGTCTGCACGAATTTGGACATGCCATTATTGCTTACTGGGGCGGAGATAAAACGGTCAAAGATAAGGGGTATCTCACCCTAAACCCCCTCAAATATACGGATGTTTCTTTGAGTTTGGTATTGCCAATTGTCTTTCTACTCATTGGTGGCATCCCATTGCCTGGAGGAGCAGTCTATATCAATCGCAGCCTGATCCGGAATCGATTGTGGGATAGTGCCATGTCCGCAGCAGGGCCTGCGGCAACATTTATAGTGGCGTTGGTATTGGCAGTGCCTTTTCGGCTAGGGAATCCCCTTGAAACTGTGGAAACTTCCCTGAGTTTAGGAACGTTTGAATTAGAAGCCCTGACTACCCAAGATCAGCTATGGTTAGCCCTGGCGTTTTTAGGCTTGTTAGAAGTTGCAGGTGCTGTTTTAAATCTCTTGCCTATCCCATCTCTGGACGGCTTTGGCATTATTGAGCCTTGGCTTCCCCCTTCTGTGCAGAAACAAGCGAGAAAGTATAGCCGTTACGGATTTTTGATCTTATTTGTTTTGTTGTGGTTTGTGCCCGTTGCCAATGCCACCTTTTGGGGATTTGTGGATGGATTGACTCAGCAGATAGGTATCCCAGTTTTATTCTCAAAGGTGGGATATGCTGTTTTTCAGCAGTGGTCCTGGCTGCCGCTGGTGATTCTGGTGGCGACGATTGCTATTGGTCAACGATTGAACCCTAGAACCCACGTTCAGTCTAATCAAAGGGTGGATTTGCAGCGTGCGATCGCAAACTCAGAACAAGCCGTTCAGGCCAATCCCGATCAGCCCCAATATTGGTATCAGCGAGGACAGCTGCTGCTCGAAGATCATCAGTACGAGGCTGCTGAAGCAGCCTTTCACCAGGCCATCCAACTGAAACCCGATGCCGATACCTGGCATTCCCGGGGGATTGCCCTGTTATTTATGCAGCAGTACGAACATGCGATCGCAGCCTTCGACGAAACCCTGCATTTGCAGTCTGATCAGTCCTTAGCTTGGGTGCATCGAGGCCGGGCTCAGCGAGGATTACAGCGCTATGAAGATGAGATTGCTGACTACGAGCAGGCCCTCGCTCTTGATCCTGAAGATGCGAATATTTGGTGCGATCACGGTTTAGCCCACTATCACCTGGGCCAATATAAAGCAGCGGTTGATAGCTTTGATCGAGCTGCCTACATTGATCCATCCTCTTGGACCGCATGGTACTTAAAAGGACTTGCACTGATGCCTCAGCAGCAGTATAAGCGAGCCATTCGCTGCTACGATCATGCCTTAAATCTGCGGGCAGATGCGACCCAAACCTGGATTGCCAAAGGTTCAGCCTTGCTACAACTCCAAGATTTTGAAGGGGCGATTGCATCCTATGATCAAGCCCTTTCCTTAGATTCTAAGAATGCCACAGCTGTCTATAACAAGGCCTGTACCTATAGTTTGCAAGGACAATGTGAACAGGCATTAGACATGCTGAGCCAGGCTCTTAATCTCGATCCAAAAGTTGGTGACCTGGCAGCCTCTGATGCAGACCTCGATCCATTGCGCTCAGAACCCGCATTTCAGCAGTTGATGGCGGGTTACCATTCCAATTCTGATGGAGCCATGATCTCCGGTTAG
- a CDS encoding class I SAM-dependent DNA methyltransferase: MITGEIKSKVDKIWDTMWSGGISNPLSVIEQLTYLLFIKQLDEQHTRKESKANRSGKPIEEPIFAPEQDHLRWSRFKETAPEQMFETLRDEVFPFIKTLGQTDSGENGEEESTYSHHMKDALFMMPTARVLANVVDQLDAIEMADRDTKGDLYEYMLGKIASAGQNGQFRTPRHIIKLMVELTAPTPKDVICDPACGTAGFLIAASEYLMEHHGDVIYKDAESRRRFNEETFSGYDFDSTMLRIGSMNMLLHGVEKPDIRYKDSLAEADAAAGDDEEAYSLILANPPFAGSLDYETTAKDLLKVVKTKKTELLFLTLFLRVLQTGGRAAVIVPDGVLFGSSKAHKALRKMLVEDQKLDGIISMPSGVFKPYAGVSTAIVLFTKTNSGGTDRVWFYDMQADGFSLDDKRTEQPDKSDLPDILMRWQARDAEAERKRTEQSFLVPREEIAENDYDLSINRYKEVVYEAVEYDPPGVILERLATLEKEIAEGRKALERML, from the coding sequence ATGATTACTGGCGAGATTAAATCCAAAGTTGACAAAATTTGGGACACGATGTGGTCGGGGGGGATTTCTAACCCGCTGTCGGTGATTGAGCAGTTGACCTATTTACTGTTTATCAAGCAGTTGGACGAGCAGCATACCCGCAAGGAGAGTAAAGCCAATCGATCAGGGAAGCCGATTGAGGAGCCGATTTTTGCCCCCGAGCAGGATCATCTGCGCTGGTCACGGTTTAAGGAAACGGCCCCGGAGCAGATGTTTGAGACTTTGCGAGATGAGGTGTTTCCGTTTATTAAAACCCTAGGTCAGACTGACAGCGGCGAGAATGGCGAGGAGGAGTCTACCTACAGCCACCATATGAAGGATGCGCTGTTTATGATGCCGACGGCGCGGGTGTTGGCGAATGTTGTGGATCAGCTGGACGCCATTGAGATGGCGGATCGGGATACAAAGGGGGATCTTTATGAATATATGCTGGGCAAGATTGCCAGTGCGGGCCAGAATGGTCAGTTTCGGACGCCGCGCCACATTATCAAACTGATGGTGGAGTTGACGGCACCGACCCCGAAGGATGTGATTTGTGATCCGGCCTGTGGGACGGCGGGCTTTTTGATTGCGGCGTCGGAATATTTGATGGAGCATCACGGTGATGTGATTTATAAGGATGCGGAGTCTCGGCGACGGTTTAATGAGGAGACGTTTTCCGGGTATGACTTTGATTCGACGATGCTGCGGATTGGCAGTATGAATATGCTGCTGCACGGAGTGGAGAAGCCGGATATTCGCTACAAGGATTCGTTGGCTGAGGCGGATGCAGCGGCGGGGGATGATGAGGAAGCCTATTCTTTGATTCTGGCGAATCCGCCGTTTGCGGGGAGTTTGGACTATGAGACGACGGCGAAGGATTTGTTGAAGGTGGTGAAGACCAAGAAAACAGAGCTGTTGTTTTTGACGTTGTTTTTGCGGGTGTTGCAGACGGGCGGACGGGCGGCGGTGATTGTGCCGGATGGGGTTTTGTTTGGATCGTCGAAGGCCCACAAGGCCCTGCGAAAAATGCTGGTGGAGGATCAGAAGCTGGATGGGATTATTTCGATGCCGTCGGGGGTGTTTAAGCCCTATGCGGGGGTGTCGACGGCGATTGTGTTGTTTACGAAGACCAATTCTGGGGGAACGGATCGGGTGTGGTTTTATGACATGCAGGCGGATGGGTTTAGCCTGGATGATAAACGGACGGAGCAGCCGGATAAGAGCGATTTGCCGGATATTTTGATGCGGTGGCAGGCTCGGGATGCGGAGGCTGAGCGAAAGCGGACGGAGCAGAGCTTTTTGGTGCCGAGGGAAGAGATTGCAGAGAATGATTATGATCTGTCGATTAATCGGTATAAGGAGGTAGTTTATGAGGCGGTGGAGTATGACCCGCCAGGGGTGATTTTGGAACGGTTGGCAACGTTGGAGAAGGAGATTGCTGAGGGACGGAAGGCATTGGAGAGGATGTTATGA
- a CDS encoding type II toxin-antitoxin system VapC family toxin, which translates to MRETVYIETSILGYLTARRSRDIIVMANIEITREWWDARRPDFQLYSSQAVVQETTQGDAEIAAQRLDILSDISLLDLDQAVLELATAFLERSNLPAKANVDAIHIAVATVHGMDYVLTWNCKHIANAQIQRKLAEVSLALGYALPILCTPYELLGG; encoded by the coding sequence ATGCGTGAAACTGTCTATATTGAGACCAGTATATTAGGCTATCTCACGGCTCGGCGGAGCAGGGATATTATTGTGATGGCTAATATTGAAATCACGCGAGAGTGGTGGGATGCCCGTCGTCCTGACTTTCAACTTTATTCTTCCCAAGCCGTTGTGCAAGAGACCACCCAGGGAGATGCTGAAATTGCAGCTCAACGATTAGACATTTTGAGTGATATTTCTCTGCTGGACTTGGACCAAGCTGTCCTTGAGTTGGCGACGGCATTTTTGGAGCGTAGCAACTTGCCTGCTAAAGCAAATGTTGATGCTATTCATATTGCGGTGGCAACGGTTCATGGTATGGATTACGTGCTGACCTGGAACTGTAAACACATTGCTAATGCTCAGATTCAGCGGAAACTAGCGGAGGTTAGTCTGGCTTTAGGATATGCATTGCCGATTCTTTGTACACCCTATGAACTCCTGGGAGGTTAA
- a CDS encoding restriction endonuclease subunit S encodes MSMPLVPMGEVLKVEGGFAFKSKDFEENGYPVIRISNIDGATVNVENTAKIPPEKLGKAEKFRILSDDILIAMSGATTGKLGIVPDLNGYCAYLNQRVGRFSLKGNSAIDRKYLWFFLKSEICQQQIKILAEGAAQPNVSGSELESIKIPLPPIAEQKRIAGILDAADALRVKRRDAIATLDALLQSTFLTLFGDPITNPMGWDASNLEAVSEKITDGTHKTPKYTESGIEFLSAKDIKNGSIKWNTGKFISEDEHKSLITRCHPEIGDVLLAKSGSLGSVAIIDRDHEFSLFESLCLIKHNRQKIEAQFLTAMLESPRMQMHLLSRNKGISIKHLHLTDIRKLKILLPPLDKQRKFATIVASIEKQKAQQCAHLAELDTLFASLQSRAFNGEL; translated from the coding sequence ATGAGTATGCCTCTGGTTCCTATGGGTGAAGTGCTTAAAGTGGAGGGTGGATTTGCTTTTAAATCCAAAGACTTTGAAGAGAATGGGTATCCAGTTATCCGAATCTCGAATATTGATGGTGCAACAGTTAACGTTGAAAATACGGCAAAGATTCCACCAGAAAAATTGGGAAAAGCAGAGAAATTTAGGATTCTATCTGATGACATCCTTATTGCTATGTCAGGTGCAACTACTGGGAAACTTGGAATAGTCCCTGATCTCAATGGCTACTGTGCCTATCTGAATCAGCGCGTTGGCCGGTTCTCTCTGAAAGGGAATTCAGCAATTGACAGAAAATATTTGTGGTTCTTTTTAAAGAGTGAGATATGTCAACAGCAGATAAAAATTTTAGCTGAAGGTGCGGCACAACCTAATGTAAGTGGCTCTGAATTAGAATCTATCAAAATTCCCCTGCCTCCGATCGCAGAACAAAAACGGATTGCGGGGATTCTGGATGCGGCGGATGCTTTGCGGGTTAAGAGACGAGATGCGATCGCAACTCTCGACGCCCTCCTCCAATCCACCTTCCTCACCCTCTTCGGCGACCCCATCACCAATCCAATGGGCTGGGATGCCAGCAACTTAGAGGCAGTTTCCGAGAAAATTACAGATGGCACACATAAAACGCCTAAATATACTGAATCAGGTATCGAATTTCTCTCAGCCAAAGATATTAAAAATGGTTCAATTAAATGGAATACAGGAAAATTCATTAGTGAGGATGAGCATAAAAGCTTAATCACTAGATGTCATCCCGAGATAGGCGATGTTTTGCTAGCAAAGAGTGGTTCTCTAGGATCTGTGGCAATTATTGACCGAGACCATGAGTTTAGTTTGTTCGAAAGCTTATGTCTTATCAAGCATAATCGTCAGAAGATCGAGGCACAATTTCTTACAGCTATGCTTGAGAGTCCTAGAATGCAAATGCATTTATTGAGCAGGAACAAAGGTATTTCTATTAAGCATCTTCACCTGACTGATATACGAAAGCTCAAGATATTGCTTCCTCCTCTCGATAAGCAGCGTAAGTTTGCCACTATCGTTGCATCAATCGAAAAGCAAAAAGCGCAACAATGTGCCCACCTCGCCGAACTTGACACCCTCTTTGCCTCTCTCCAATCCCGCGCCTTCAACGGAGAACTATAA